Proteins encoded by one window of Deinococcus seoulensis:
- a CDS encoding ABC transporter permease: MTAFLLLPTLALLSRGLNASFLPTLLSPAVTDTLRVSLWTTGLTALLTVVLVTPVAFLLARFDFRGKAALETLLDLPVVLPPVVAGLGLLLVFGRTGLLGAPLELAGVSVAFSPAAVVMAQLFTASPFYLRAARAGFGSVDRDAEQAAQTDGASRAQVFRFITWPLAFPFLLEGLVLTWARALGEFGATILFAGSLQGRTRTVTLAVYAALESDLGPALVLSAVMVCVAFAVLLVVRTLAARRD, translated from the coding sequence ATGACGGCGTTCCTGCTGCTGCCCACGCTGGCCCTGCTCTCACGCGGCCTGAACGCCTCGTTCCTGCCGACCCTGCTGAGTCCCGCCGTGACCGACACGCTGCGCGTGAGCCTGTGGACGACCGGCCTGACGGCCCTGCTGACCGTGGTGCTGGTCACGCCCGTGGCGTTCCTGCTGGCCCGCTTCGACTTCCGGGGGAAGGCCGCGCTGGAAACGCTGCTGGACCTGCCGGTCGTGCTGCCGCCGGTCGTGGCGGGCCTGGGCCTGCTGCTGGTGTTCGGCCGCACCGGCCTGCTGGGCGCGCCGCTGGAACTGGCGGGCGTCAGCGTGGCGTTCTCGCCGGCGGCGGTGGTCATGGCGCAGCTGTTCACGGCGTCCCCGTTCTACCTGCGGGCCGCCCGCGCGGGTTTCGGCAGCGTGGACCGCGACGCCGAGCAGGCCGCGCAGACCGACGGGGCCAGCCGCGCGCAGGTGTTCCGGTTCATCACGTGGCCGCTGGCATTCCCGTTCCTGCTGGAGGGACTGGTGCTGACCTGGGCGCGCGCGCTGGGTGAATTCGGCGCGACGATCCTGTTCGCCGGGTCGTTGCAGGGCCGCACGCGGACCGTCACGCTGGCCGTGTACGCCGCGCTGGAAAGCGACCTGGGGCCGGCGCTGGTGCTGTCGGCCGTGATGGTGTGCGTGGCGTTCGCGGTGCTGCTGGTCGTGCGGACGCTCGCGGCCCGGCGCGACTGA
- the modA gene encoding molybdate ABC transporter substrate-binding protein translates to MKRFFTARLLTAALLTLGAPAHAANLTVFAASSLTDAFTEIGRDFDRKTGNRTTFQFAGSQTLRAQLENGAQADVYASASDAQFTPLVGKLITARQVFARNTLTVIVPRGSSVRSLADLTRPGLRVVIASPGVPVGDYTRQMLAAVDRAGTYGRDYSARFLKNVVSEEANVRQVALKVSLGEADAAVVYSSDLTPSLKGRVQAVALPGRFNMLASYPVGVTRASRSAPEARAFVAYLLSADGQRTLRKWGLRAAK, encoded by the coding sequence ATGAAACGATTCTTCACGGCCCGGCTTCTCACGGCGGCCCTGCTGACCCTGGGCGCCCCGGCGCACGCCGCGAACCTGACGGTGTTCGCCGCGTCCTCCCTGACCGACGCCTTCACCGAGATCGGCCGGGACTTCGACCGGAAAACGGGGAACCGCACGACCTTCCAGTTCGCCGGGTCGCAGACGCTGCGCGCGCAGCTGGAAAACGGCGCGCAGGCCGACGTGTACGCCAGCGCCAGCGACGCGCAGTTCACGCCGCTGGTCGGGAAGCTGATCACGGCGCGGCAGGTGTTCGCCCGCAACACCCTGACCGTGATCGTCCCGCGCGGCAGCAGCGTCCGGAGCCTGGCGGACCTGACCCGGCCGGGCCTGCGCGTGGTGATCGCCTCGCCCGGCGTGCCCGTCGGGGATTACACCCGGCAGATGCTGGCGGCCGTGGACCGCGCCGGCACGTACGGCCGGGACTACTCGGCGCGGTTCCTGAAGAACGTGGTCAGTGAGGAGGCGAACGTGCGGCAGGTGGCGCTGAAGGTCAGTCTGGGCGAGGCGGACGCCGCCGTGGTGTACAGCAGCGACCTGACGCCCAGCCTGAAGGGCCGCGTGCAGGCAGTGGCGTTGCCGGGCCGGTTCAACATGCTGGCCTCGTACCCGGTCGGCGTGACCCGCGCGTCCCGCAGCGCCCCGGAGGCGCGGGCGTTCGTGGCGTACCTGCTGTCGGCGGACGGGCAACGCACCCTGAGAAAGTGGGGGTTGCGCGCTGCGAAGTGA
- a CDS encoding beta-galactosidase → MRDHTHPSSPSTPRPAPLTLGVCDYPEHVDPATWPEHARQQRALGLHFVRLAEFAWSRLEPRPGEFDWAWLDQAIEVAVAAGLQVVLCTPTAAPPAWLVEAHPEILPVGRDGRRRTAGSRRHADLSSPAFREASVRITQAMAERYGTHPALIGWQTDNEFGWGDTAQSFTPAAQAAFQAWLRERYGTTDALNDAWGNVFWSMEYSDWTQIPLPGQGVSASSPSHVLDFMRFSSGQVAAFQADQVALLRRASPGRFVTHNFMGYFSAFDHYEVAAGLDFAAWDNYPTGTLGAVHEWNLLDPSFALTYARTGHPDVTAFNHDLYRGLTGAGRGLWILEQQCGQVDWAPSNPLPAPGAVNLWTAQAWAHGADAVTYFRWQAATMAQEIMHSGLLRHDGTPDRGAAEVAGTDPARYPCVPVRNRVALLHDYESLWLYGAQPHAQGMSYWAQVFTYYRELRRMGVDVDILHPDSPLDRYDLIVAPALTLMTPERARHLRRAAGHSRVVFGPRTAFRTASGRAAQTAPGSLLAQLTGARLQNFDSLPAGLTQPVGGHGASGHGVGGHGAALWAESYVPEDPATEVLHRYAGGPLDGEAAVTRRGLVTLIGAHSPSLIGKVLAGALRDANIPTLNLPEGVRLSRRGEVTLLQNWNAHPVTWCDLTLAPVSTTFLNSGDVQARAAQHTTPDTTPDTTPADHAAVTGPVPSPTPTPHRIKEPT, encoded by the coding sequence ATGCGCGACCACACCCATCCCTCCAGCCCGTCCACGCCTCGGCCCGCTCCGCTGACGCTGGGCGTGTGCGACTACCCCGAACACGTGGACCCCGCCACCTGGCCGGAACACGCCCGGCAGCAGCGGGCGCTCGGGCTGCACTTCGTGCGGCTGGCCGAATTCGCCTGGAGTCGCCTGGAACCCCGCCCCGGCGAGTTCGACTGGGCGTGGCTGGACCAGGCCATCGAGGTCGCGGTCGCGGCGGGACTGCAGGTGGTGCTGTGCACCCCGACCGCCGCGCCCCCCGCGTGGCTGGTCGAGGCGCACCCGGAGATCCTCCCGGTCGGCCGTGACGGGCGGCGCCGCACCGCCGGATCACGCCGCCACGCGGACCTGAGCAGCCCGGCGTTCCGGGAGGCGTCCGTGCGGATCACGCAGGCCATGGCCGAACGGTACGGCACGCACCCGGCCCTGATCGGCTGGCAGACCGACAACGAGTTCGGGTGGGGCGACACCGCGCAGAGCTTCACGCCCGCCGCGCAGGCGGCCTTCCAGGCGTGGCTGCGCGAACGGTACGGCACCACCGACGCCCTGAACGACGCGTGGGGAAACGTGTTCTGGAGCATGGAGTACAGCGACTGGACGCAGATCCCGCTGCCCGGTCAGGGCGTGTCGGCCAGCAGTCCGTCGCATGTCCTTGACTTCATGCGCTTCAGTTCCGGGCAGGTCGCGGCGTTCCAGGCGGATCAGGTGGCGCTGCTGCGCCGCGCCTCGCCGGGGCGGTTCGTGACGCACAACTTCATGGGGTACTTCAGCGCCTTCGACCACTACGAGGTGGCCGCCGGACTGGATTTCGCCGCGTGGGACAACTACCCGACCGGCACGCTGGGCGCCGTGCACGAGTGGAACCTGCTGGACCCGTCGTTCGCGCTGACGTACGCCCGCACCGGGCACCCGGACGTCACGGCCTTCAACCACGACCTGTACCGCGGCCTGACCGGCGCCGGGCGGGGCCTGTGGATCCTCGAACAGCAGTGCGGGCAGGTGGACTGGGCGCCCAGCAACCCGCTGCCCGCGCCGGGCGCCGTGAACCTGTGGACCGCGCAGGCCTGGGCGCACGGCGCGGACGCCGTGACGTACTTCCGCTGGCAGGCGGCGACCATGGCGCAGGAAATCATGCACTCGGGCCTGCTGCGCCACGACGGCACACCCGACCGGGGCGCGGCCGAGGTGGCAGGCACCGACCCGGCCCGCTACCCCTGCGTGCCGGTCCGCAACCGCGTGGCGCTGCTGCACGACTACGAGAGCCTGTGGCTGTACGGCGCGCAGCCGCACGCGCAGGGCATGAGTTACTGGGCGCAGGTGTTCACGTACTACCGCGAGCTGCGCCGCATGGGCGTGGACGTGGACATCCTGCACCCGGACAGCCCGCTGGACCGCTACGACCTGATCGTCGCCCCGGCCCTGACCCTCATGACCCCGGAACGCGCCCGGCACCTGCGCCGCGCCGCCGGGCACAGCCGCGTGGTGTTCGGGCCGCGCACCGCCTTCCGCACCGCGTCCGGCCGGGCCGCGCAGACCGCGCCGGGCAGCCTGCTGGCGCAACTGACCGGCGCCCGCCTCCAGAACTTCGATTCCCTGCCGGCCGGACTGACCCAGCCGGTCGGCGGGCACGGCGCCAGCGGGCATGGCGTCGGCGGGCACGGCGCGGCGCTGTGGGCGGAAAGTTACGTGCCCGAGGACCCCGCCACCGAGGTCCTGCACCGCTACGCCGGAGGCCCGCTGGACGGCGAGGCCGCCGTGACCCGGCGCGGCCTGGTCACCCTGATCGGCGCGCACAGCCCGTCCCTGATCGGCAAGGTGCTGGCCGGGGCGCTGCGGGACGCGAACATCCCCACCCTGAACCTGCCCGAGGGCGTGCGCCTCTCCCGGCGCGGCGAGGTCACGCTGCTCCAGAACTGGAACGCGCATCCCGTGACGTGGTGCGACCTGACACTGGCGCCCGTCAGCACCACGTTCCTGAACAGCGGGGACGTGCAGGCCCGCGCCGCGCAGCACACCACACCCGACACCACACCCGACACCACACCGGCGGATCACGCCGCCGTCACCGGACCCGTCCCGTCACCCACCCCCACCCCTCACCGCATCAAGGAGCCCACATGA
- the rsgA gene encoding ribosome small subunit-dependent GTPase A, whose protein sequence is MTSDSDRTLTDRHAGNWRGPELDALGWTDALHAAAQDVLHAATPDVQPDLLPARVAGVGRGTFRLWTAQGEEGALLAGSMRQDPDSQPVMGDWVVAQRLPDSPDLRVTAVLPRLTTFARAVNGGLSRQVITANVDTVLIVTAPGEDFDLPRLGRYVAAVHASGAQPALLLNKTDLTRDPQPLLAQLGALAPGVPTYALNARSGAGLSDVRAALRPGLTAALIGSSGVGKSTLTNALLGRDAAQTGEVMPDGLGRHTTTARTLYRVPGGGLLVDNPGLRDIAVWDPQGVAAGLDVIEEIAADCRYRKCTHTGEPGCAVLRAVQRGQISAAQLEAYHALKGAAVPARRSSRPPRR, encoded by the coding sequence GTGACCAGCGACTCTGACCGGACTCTGACAGACCGGCACGCCGGAAACTGGCGCGGCCCGGAACTGGACGCGCTCGGCTGGACGGACGCGCTGCACGCCGCCGCGCAGGACGTCCTGCACGCCGCCACGCCGGACGTGCAGCCGGACCTGCTGCCTGCCCGCGTGGCTGGGGTGGGGCGCGGCACGTTCCGCCTGTGGACCGCGCAGGGTGAGGAGGGCGCGCTGCTGGCGGGCAGCATGCGCCAGGACCCGGACTCGCAGCCGGTCATGGGTGACTGGGTGGTCGCGCAGCGCCTGCCGGACAGCCCGGACCTGCGGGTCACGGCGGTCCTGCCGCGCCTCACGACCTTCGCGCGCGCCGTGAACGGCGGCCTGAGCCGTCAGGTCATCACCGCGAACGTGGACACGGTCCTGATCGTCACGGCGCCCGGCGAGGACTTCGACCTGCCGCGCCTGGGCCGTTACGTGGCGGCCGTGCACGCCAGCGGCGCGCAGCCCGCGCTGCTGCTGAACAAGACCGACCTGACCCGCGACCCGCAGCCGCTGCTGGCGCAGTTGGGGGCACTGGCGCCCGGCGTGCCCACGTACGCCCTGAACGCCCGCAGCGGCGCGGGCCTGAGCGACGTGCGCGCCGCGCTGCGTCCCGGCCTGACGGCCGCCCTGATCGGCTCGTCCGGGGTGGGCAAGAGCACCCTGACGAACGCCCTGCTGGGCCGCGACGCCGCGCAGACCGGCGAGGTCATGCCTGACGGGCTGGGCCGCCACACCACCACCGCCCGCACCCTGTACCGCGTGCCGGGCGGCGGCCTGCTGGTCGACAATCCGGGCCTGCGCGACATTGCCGTGTGGGACCCGCAGGGCGTGGCGGCGGGCCTGGACGTGATCGAGGAGATCGCCGCCGACTGCCGTTACCGCAAGTGCACCCACACGGGCGAGCCCGGCTGCGCGGTACTCAGGGCCGTGCAGCGCGGCCAGATCAGCGCCGCTCAGCTGGAGGCGTACCACGCCCTGAAAGGCGCGGCCGTCCCCGCGCGCCGCAGCAGCCGACCCCCCCGCCGCTGA
- a CDS encoding glycoside hydrolase family 53 protein: protein MNSRLLPLTALLTLALPACSEASTPQPDAFMRGMDVSEARDAERSGVQFRDLDGQVKPAMQIVRDHRYDWVRVRLMIDPDGRYGLTQDLPYVKAVMLDAQKHNLKVLLDLHYSHWWADPGGQWLPERWKGQDTAALSASVYDYTRGVMNELTAQGTPPDMVQVGNEINGGMLWEPGRIRNDDMTTFATLANAGTRAVHDARPGTPVMIHIAKIGDADDTVAWYRAFEKAGGQFDTIGLSYYPMWHGTFDDLGNAIRQLKTAFGKPVIVAETALYWDTNEKGYDNVPYPQTPQGQLDYLRALTPVVREAGGSGLFYWGAFWSQSSRWLKADWSDDDASRRSLFDDDARATPAIDGLN from the coding sequence ATGAATTCCAGACTGTTGCCGCTGACCGCCCTGCTGACCCTGGCGCTGCCCGCCTGCTCCGAGGCCAGCACCCCCCAACCCGACGCGTTCATGCGCGGCATGGACGTCTCCGAGGCGCGGGACGCCGAGCGCAGCGGCGTGCAGTTCCGCGACCTGGACGGGCAGGTGAAGCCCGCCATGCAGATCGTGCGCGACCACCGCTACGACTGGGTGCGGGTGCGCCTGATGATCGACCCGGACGGCCGCTACGGCCTGACCCAGGACCTGCCGTACGTGAAGGCCGTGATGCTCGACGCGCAGAAACACAACCTGAAGGTGCTGCTCGACCTGCACTACTCGCACTGGTGGGCGGATCCCGGCGGCCAGTGGCTGCCCGAGCGCTGGAAGGGACAGGACACGGCCGCCCTGAGCGCCTCGGTGTACGACTACACGCGCGGCGTCATGAACGAACTGACGGCGCAGGGCACCCCGCCGGACATGGTGCAGGTCGGCAACGAGATCAACGGCGGGATGCTGTGGGAGCCGGGCCGCATCCGCAACGACGACATGACCACCTTCGCGACCCTGGCGAACGCCGGCACGCGCGCCGTGCACGACGCCCGGCCCGGCACGCCCGTCATGATCCACATCGCCAAGATCGGTGACGCCGACGATACCGTCGCGTGGTACCGCGCCTTCGAGAAGGCCGGCGGGCAGTTCGACACCATCGGCCTGTCGTACTACCCGATGTGGCACGGCACCTTCGACGACCTGGGCAACGCCATCCGGCAGCTGAAGACGGCGTTCGGGAAACCCGTGATCGTCGCCGAGACGGCGCTATACTGGGACACCAACGAGAAAGGCTACGACAACGTCCCGTACCCGCAGACCCCGCAGGGGCAACTGGACTACCTGCGGGCCCTCACGCCGGTCGTGCGGGAGGCGGGCGGCAGCGGCCTGTTCTACTGGGGCGCGTTCTGGTCGCAGAGCAGCCGCTGGCTGAAAGCCGACTGGTCCGACGACGACGCCTCGCGCCGCTCGCTGTTCGACGACGACGCCCGCGCCACGCCCGCCATCGACGGCCTGAACTGA
- a CDS encoding LacI family DNA-binding transcriptional regulator: protein MRPRTPVTLADVAALAGVSQQTVSRVVNNLPNVSARTRTRVTQAAAQLDYVPNRLATSLARQRTFTVGFVTNDLALHAPSQLTSGIERAARAAGYSLIVSIVPYDTLPAVTQAVRTLRERQVDGVLINASMTPADASELRRRLPDLPCVFMDVTPDTPVPASLLDQEYGARLAAQHLLDLGHTRVALITSPNEAVVENTREQGWQGVLHAHGLSPVARVSGDWSPHGGYVAAQTLLAGPPFTALLVANDQMAVGALRALWERGLHVPADVSVIGYDDTPESALLIPPLTTVRQDFPTLGQRAFTHLLAHLGDDPPGDVIVTRPELIVRASTGPPQTPDRAAVQAALRLLTRTLAHTHPE, encoded by the coding sequence ATGCGCCCCCGCACTCCCGTCACCCTCGCCGATGTGGCCGCGCTGGCCGGCGTGTCGCAGCAGACCGTCTCGCGCGTCGTGAACAACCTGCCGAACGTCTCGGCCCGCACCCGCACCCGCGTCACGCAGGCCGCCGCGCAACTCGACTACGTTCCCAACCGCCTCGCCACCAGCCTCGCCCGGCAGCGGACCTTCACGGTCGGGTTCGTCACGAACGACCTCGCCCTGCACGCCCCGTCCCAGCTGACCTCCGGCATCGAACGGGCCGCGCGGGCCGCCGGGTACAGCCTGATCGTGTCCATCGTGCCGTACGACACCCTGCCCGCCGTCACCCAGGCCGTCCGCACCCTGCGCGAGCGGCAGGTGGACGGCGTGCTCATCAACGCCTCCATGACCCCCGCCGACGCCAGCGAACTGCGCCGCCGCCTCCCGGACCTGCCCTGCGTGTTCATGGACGTCACGCCCGACACGCCCGTGCCCGCCTCGCTGCTCGACCAGGAGTACGGCGCCCGGCTGGCCGCGCAGCACCTGCTGGACCTCGGGCACACCCGCGTGGCGCTGATCACCTCACCCAACGAGGCCGTCGTGGAGAACACCCGCGAACAGGGCTGGCAGGGCGTCCTGCACGCGCACGGCCTGAGCCCCGTCGCGCGCGTCAGCGGCGACTGGAGTCCGCACGGCGGGTACGTCGCCGCGCAGACGCTGCTGGCCGGGCCGCCCTTCACGGCGCTGCTGGTCGCCAACGACCAGATGGCCGTCGGCGCGCTGCGCGCCCTGTGGGAACGCGGCCTGCACGTCCCGGCCGACGTGTCCGTCATCGGGTACGACGACACCCCGGAAAGCGCGCTGCTGATCCCGCCGCTCACCACCGTCCGGCAGGACTTCCCCACGCTGGGCCAGCGGGCCTTCACGCACCTGCTCGCGCACCTCGGCGACGACCCGCCCGGCGACGTGATCGTCACCCGCCCGGAACTGATCGTCCGCGCCAGCACCGGCCCCCCACAGACGCCCGACCGCGCCGCCGTGCAGGCCGCGCTGCGCCTCCTGACCCGCACGCTGGCCCATACCCACCCGGAATGA
- a CDS encoding sugar ABC transporter substrate-binding protein, whose amino-acid sequence MKKLLTLTALVLTAQASAATLTVWNHFTDASEVAWLQAQTAAYTKASGNKVSIVSVPLDQIPDKLIQAAPKGQGPDLIVTLPQDRLGQLAAAGVVEPLDRYLTTRTDLDKTALSAMTYNGKLFGLPMFAESVALIYNKKLVPKAPATWDEFIRAAQANTGSGRYGFLMDLSNAYANYGVFSAYGSYIFKNNAGTLNVKDVGIGNAGAQKALGLLNDLRYRYKLVPEGVSADAAKGAFVDGRLAMFITGPWDMGDIRKAGIDFGITSLPTPPGATGKWSPFVGVQGVIMNAYSKNKVAASGLARSLVTRTSQTSFNQAGGRIPVSLAARTQLKSNPVVQGFGKTISAGTPMPNVPQMGSIWGPWGNAVAQAVQKPTPDYRAILDAAMKEVNGSIK is encoded by the coding sequence ATGAAGAAACTGCTCACCCTGACCGCCCTCGTCCTGACCGCCCAGGCCTCGGCCGCCACCCTGACCGTCTGGAACCACTTCACGGACGCCAGCGAGGTCGCGTGGCTCCAGGCGCAGACCGCCGCCTACACCAAGGCCAGCGGCAACAAGGTCAGTATCGTGTCCGTGCCGCTCGACCAGATTCCCGACAAGCTGATCCAGGCCGCGCCCAAGGGCCAGGGTCCGGACCTGATCGTCACGCTGCCGCAGGACCGCCTGGGGCAACTCGCGGCGGCCGGCGTGGTCGAACCGCTCGACCGTTACCTGACCACCCGCACCGACCTCGACAAGACCGCGCTGAGCGCCATGACGTACAACGGAAAACTGTTCGGGCTGCCCATGTTCGCCGAGTCCGTCGCGCTGATCTACAACAAGAAACTCGTGCCCAAGGCGCCCGCCACCTGGGATGAATTCATCCGCGCCGCCCAGGCGAACACAGGCAGCGGCCGCTACGGCTTCCTGATGGACCTCAGCAACGCCTACGCCAACTACGGCGTGTTCAGCGCGTACGGCAGTTACATCTTCAAGAACAACGCCGGCACCCTGAACGTCAAGGACGTCGGCATCGGCAACGCCGGCGCGCAGAAGGCGCTGGGCCTGCTGAACGACCTGCGCTACCGCTACAAACTCGTGCCCGAGGGCGTCAGCGCCGACGCCGCCAAGGGCGCGTTCGTGGACGGCCGCCTCGCCATGTTCATCACGGGACCGTGGGACATGGGGGACATCCGCAAGGCCGGCATCGACTTCGGCATCACGTCGCTGCCCACCCCTCCCGGCGCGACCGGCAAGTGGAGCCCCTTCGTGGGCGTGCAGGGCGTCATCATGAACGCCTACAGCAAGAACAAGGTCGCCGCCAGCGGCCTGGCGCGCAGCCTCGTGACCCGCACCTCGCAGACCAGTTTCAACCAGGCGGGCGGGCGCATCCCGGTCAGCCTCGCGGCCCGCACGCAACTGAAGAGCAACCCGGTCGTGCAGGGCTTCGGGAAGACCATCTCGGCCGGGACGCCCATGCCGAACGTGCCGCAGATGGGCTCCATCTGGGGACCGTGGGGGAACGCCGTGGCGCAGGCCGTGCAGAAACCCACGCCGGACTACCGCGCGATTCTCGACGCCGCCATGAAGGAGGTCAATGGAAGCATAAAATAA
- a CDS encoding substrate-binding domain-containing protein: protein MTAEALPTLEPRVRERREALGLRASDVARQVGITRQALHRIESGASLPGTLLAFTLARALTCRVDDLFTLRAPGPDPLLSARSPAPLPAGTRVALASLPPPTLPPPTLPPSDRLHSDRLHPDPLAPDLLAVDLRGDTHGTPGGFHVPADGVVQAAAPGGRVTVRPLRPVPDALTLAARTAVLVGCDPALDLLVTHAARQPGGTRVILRSAPSLAALRGVARGEAHAAGIHLWDARSGTSNLPFTQAELGAAQLFTLWTWEQGLLLAPGNPLGVRGPADLTRPGVRLLTRERGAGSRLLLSDWLRRAGLPDPDGWQDSLPTARSPLEAAARVASGQADAAPGPRSAAQAAGLDFLPLQPERFDLVVPDGHAGHPAILALLAAARSDAFRADLSALGGYDPAQSGEPWQRSLPAPAPTDPPGPPNGRHSLNDELNDELNGEAHA, encoded by the coding sequence ATGACCGCCGAGGCGCTCCCCACCCTGGAACCCCGCGTGCGTGAACGCCGCGAGGCGCTGGGCCTGCGCGCCAGCGACGTGGCCCGGCAGGTGGGCATCACGCGGCAGGCGCTGCACCGCATCGAGAGCGGCGCGTCGCTGCCCGGCACGCTGCTGGCCTTCACGCTGGCCCGCGCCCTGACCTGCCGGGTGGACGACCTGTTCACGCTGCGCGCCCCCGGCCCCGACCCGCTGCTGAGCGCCCGCAGCCCCGCCCCGCTGCCCGCAGGGACGCGCGTGGCCCTGGCGTCCCTGCCACCACCCACCCTGCCACCACCCACCCTGCCGCCATCCGACCGGCTGCATTCTGACCGGCTGCACCCTGACCCGCTGGCCCCCGATCTGCTGGCCGTGGACCTGCGCGGCGACACCCACGGCACGCCCGGCGGCTTTCACGTGCCCGCCGACGGGGTCGTGCAGGCCGCGGCCCCCGGCGGCCGCGTCACGGTGCGGCCGCTGCGGCCCGTTCCGGACGCACTGACGCTGGCCGCCCGGACGGCCGTGCTGGTCGGCTGCGACCCGGCGCTGGACCTGCTGGTCACGCACGCCGCCCGGCAGCCCGGCGGGACGCGCGTGATCCTGCGCTCCGCGCCGAGCCTCGCGGCGCTGCGCGGCGTGGCACGCGGCGAGGCGCACGCCGCCGGGATTCACCTGTGGGACGCCCGCAGCGGCACCTCGAACCTGCCGTTCACGCAGGCGGAACTGGGAGCGGCGCAACTGTTCACGCTGTGGACCTGGGAACAGGGCCTGCTGCTGGCCCCCGGCAACCCGCTCGGCGTGCGCGGCCCGGCCGACCTGACCCGCCCCGGCGTGCGCCTGCTCACCCGTGAACGCGGCGCCGGGAGCCGCCTGCTGCTCAGCGACTGGCTGCGCCGCGCGGGCCTGCCCGACCCGGACGGCTGGCAGGACAGCCTGCCCACGGCACGCAGTCCGCTGGAGGCCGCCGCGCGGGTCGCGTCCGGGCAGGCGGACGCCGCGCCCGGTCCCCGCTCGGCCGCGCAGGCCGCCGGGCTGGACTTCCTGCCGCTGCAACCCGAACGCTTCGATCTGGTCGTCCCGGACGGGCACGCCGGGCATCCGGCCATCCTGGCGCTGCTGGCCGCCGCGCGCAGCGACGCCTTCCGCGCCGACCTGAGCGCCCTGGGCGGCTACGACCCGGCGCAGTCCGGCGAGCCCTGGCAGCGCAGCCTGCCCGCCCCGGCCCCCACGGACCCGCCCGGCCCCCCGAACGGCCGGCACTCTCTCAACGACGAGCTCAATGACGAGCTCAATGGCGAGGCACACGCATGA